From one Aquicella lusitana genomic stretch:
- a CDS encoding IS110 family transposase has protein sequence MKQYDYTGKEVYVGIDVHKKTYSCVIICEGEVVKRDTMPAKAEILVSYLKNTFSGAVIKTAYEAGFSGFHLHRYLVSHGINNIVVHPGSIEVASRDRVKTDKRDALKIALQLSAGRLHGIFVPSQEREEKRSMTRLRTNILKLRHQVGQQFKGLLFTQGLIEVEDDTVICPRWLSQKLSEVEQGNYSNDFCYSVHQYAEQWMQLTKRMKEIEARLEIQANDEKSLQMIYESVPGIGPIHARQLANELGNMIQFKNEKQLFSFTGLTPSEHSSGEHTRQGHITRQGNSVLRRIFIEAAWIAITKDPSLKEIFNRLSNNRGKKRAIVGVARRLAGRIRSCVLTGALYEIKPTQEACSLQEKVA, from the coding sequence ATGAAACAGTACGATTATACAGGGAAAGAGGTATACGTTGGTATAGATGTTCATAAAAAGACCTATTCTTGCGTTATTATTTGCGAAGGAGAAGTAGTGAAACGAGATACAATGCCAGCCAAAGCTGAGATATTGGTAAGTTATCTAAAAAATACGTTTTCTGGAGCGGTCATCAAAACTGCTTACGAAGCTGGATTTTCTGGATTTCATCTGCATCGCTATTTGGTCTCCCATGGAATAAATAACATAGTGGTCCATCCTGGTTCTATTGAAGTAGCCTCCCGAGATCGGGTCAAGACAGATAAACGCGATGCATTAAAAATAGCCCTACAATTATCTGCTGGGCGATTGCATGGGATCTTTGTGCCAAGCCAAGAGCGAGAAGAGAAACGTAGCATGACGCGATTACGGACAAATATATTGAAACTACGGCATCAAGTTGGTCAGCAATTTAAAGGACTATTATTTACTCAAGGATTAATAGAAGTAGAAGATGATACGGTGATTTGTCCAAGATGGTTATCTCAAAAGTTAAGTGAAGTGGAACAGGGGAATTATTCAAACGATTTTTGTTATAGCGTTCATCAATATGCTGAGCAATGGATGCAATTGACGAAACGAATGAAAGAAATAGAAGCAAGGCTTGAAATTCAGGCAAATGATGAAAAAAGTCTGCAAATGATTTATGAAAGCGTCCCAGGGATTGGCCCAATTCATGCAAGACAATTAGCCAATGAGCTGGGTAATATGATTCAGTTTAAAAATGAAAAACAGTTATTTAGTTTTACAGGACTAACGCCGAGTGAGCATTCATCGGGTGAGCATACTCGACAGGGTCATATTACACGACAAGGAAATTCAGTATTACGCAGAATTTTTATAGAAGCAGCATGGATAGCCATTACAAAAGACCCGAGCCTGAAAGAAATATTTAATCGTCTCTCGAATAATCGAGGAAAAAAGCGTGCAATCGTTGGTGTTGCACGACGATTAGCAGGCCGTATTCGATCTTGTGTATTAACAGGAGCATTATATGAAATAAAACCAACTCAAGAAGCTTGTTCGCTTCAGGAAAAGGTTGCCTGA
- a CDS encoding DoxX family membrane protein, with protein sequence MDILFTILSVLAHILIGGYFVFLGCWSIYHWVPIMETLVKKRVPHPYLLLPAGIGIQVVTGGMIMFGMFVKVAVLILIPATIVAVFIFHPFWHFRGELRLLNFTLFLANLTVTLGALLLLLVTPTPVI encoded by the coding sequence ATGGATATTTTATTTACCATTTTATCCGTTTTGGCCCATATTCTTATCGGCGGATATTTTGTTTTTCTAGGTTGCTGGAGCATCTACCATTGGGTACCTATCATGGAAACACTGGTAAAAAAACGCGTTCCTCATCCTTATTTACTGCTGCCTGCAGGCATTGGTATACAGGTGGTGACGGGTGGCATGATTATGTTTGGCATGTTTGTTAAGGTAGCAGTCTTAATATTGATCCCGGCCACGATTGTTGCTGTTTTCATTTTTCACCCATTCTGGCATTTTAGAGGCGAGTTACGCCTGCTGAATTTTACATTATTTTTAGCTAATCTGACGGTAACGCTGGGTGCGCTGCTTCTGCTGCTGGTGACACCAACGCCAGTAATTTGA
- a CDS encoding hydrolase, with translation MSNNQFKPAWWLPNSHLQTLWPPIFRRDVKNIQLERERLELPDGDFIDLDWINRDEQAPLVMILHGLEGSIQSHYAKGMLKTVSEQGWRGVFMHFRGCSGEPNRLPRSYHSGETGDVNFVIRVLMDREPDMMLGVVGFSLGGNVLLKWLGETGKYNPLKAAIAISVPFELHKAASRIQNGFSKFYQWYFIRCLRDRLAVKFQARPTSVDPSLMYEVSTMYDFDDKITAPLHGFSGVEEYYSTASSRQYLRYIHVPTLILHAKDDPFMSEDVIPTENELSPQVKLEVTDAGGHVGFVTGKYPWRPEYWLEKRVPDFLRLHLEK, from the coding sequence ATGAGCAATAATCAATTCAAACCTGCTTGGTGGCTGCCTAATTCCCATTTGCAAACTTTATGGCCGCCCATTTTCAGGCGTGATGTCAAAAATATTCAACTAGAGCGTGAAAGACTGGAATTGCCCGACGGCGATTTCATTGATCTCGACTGGATTAACCGCGATGAACAAGCTCCGCTGGTGATGATTCTGCACGGCCTGGAAGGGTCCATTCAGTCCCATTATGCCAAAGGCATGTTAAAGACCGTTTCAGAGCAAGGCTGGCGAGGGGTATTTATGCATTTTCGCGGCTGCAGCGGTGAGCCCAACCGATTGCCACGTAGTTATCATTCTGGTGAGACAGGCGATGTGAACTTTGTTATTAGAGTATTGATGGACCGGGAACCGGATATGATGCTGGGTGTGGTCGGATTTTCGCTGGGCGGTAACGTCTTGTTAAAATGGCTGGGAGAAACAGGCAAATATAATCCGCTTAAGGCTGCCATTGCGATTTCTGTTCCTTTTGAATTACATAAGGCTGCTTCGCGCATTCAAAACGGGTTTTCCAAATTTTATCAGTGGTATTTTATACGCTGCTTGCGGGACCGGCTGGCGGTAAAATTTCAGGCGCGGCCAACTTCGGTTGATCCATCGCTGATGTATGAAGTCAGTACCATGTATGACTTTGACGACAAGATCACAGCGCCGTTGCACGGATTTTCTGGCGTGGAAGAATACTACTCTACCGCAAGCAGCCGCCAATATCTGCGTTATATCCATGTGCCAACCTTGATTCTGCATGCAAAAGATGACCCCTTTATGTCAGAGGATGTGATTCCCACGGAAAATGAATTATCGCCGCAAGTTAAACTGGAGGTGACGGATGCAGGCGGTCATGTTGGTTTTGTAACTGGAAAATATCCGTGGCGGCCCGAGTATTGGCTGGAAAAACGTGTTCCGGATTTTCTGCGTTTGCATCTTGAAAAATAA
- a CDS encoding IS481 family transposase, whose protein sequence is MYECTQKIIKNKVGLLNLAEELGNVSRACKVMGFSRDTFYRYKSAVEQGGIETLFDKSRRQPNIKNRTDEATENAVLDYAIEYPAHGQLRVSNELRKRGVFVSPSGVRCIWLRHDLASFKQRLTALEKKSAEENLILTEAQLAALERKKDDDMACGEIETAHPGYLGSQDTFYVGNLKGVGRIYQQTFVDTYSKVAHCKLYTTKTPITSADLLNDRVLPFFEEQGLGLLRVLTDRGTEFCGKVEQHDYELYLALNDIEHTKTKAQSPQTNGICERFHRTILNEFYQVAFRKKVYTTIDELQKDLDDWLGYYNNERTHQGKMCCGRTPMATLIDGKRIWKEKVDNLNLN, encoded by the coding sequence ATGTACGAGTGTACGCAAAAAATCATTAAAAACAAGGTCGGTCTGTTAAATTTGGCAGAAGAGCTAGGGAATGTATCAAGAGCCTGCAAGGTAATGGGCTTCTCCAGAGATACGTTTTATCGTTATAAATCAGCAGTTGAGCAAGGAGGCATTGAGACCTTGTTCGACAAGAGCAGACGGCAGCCAAACATCAAGAACCGCACCGATGAAGCTACAGAGAATGCTGTATTGGACTATGCCATTGAGTACCCCGCGCATGGTCAATTAAGAGTCAGTAATGAGCTTAGGAAAAGAGGTGTTTTTGTTTCTCCTAGCGGTGTTCGTTGCATCTGGCTAAGGCATGATTTGGCATCATTTAAACAGCGTCTAACCGCACTGGAAAAGAAATCTGCCGAGGAGAACTTAATTCTAACTGAAGCACAACTGGCCGCGCTAGAACGCAAAAAAGACGATGATATGGCCTGCGGTGAAATTGAAACAGCACATCCTGGCTATCTTGGTTCACAAGATACCTTTTATGTTGGCAATCTCAAGGGTGTTGGGCGCATTTATCAGCAAACATTTGTTGATACCTACTCCAAAGTGGCTCATTGCAAGCTATATACCACAAAAACACCGATTACATCTGCTGACCTGTTAAATGATCGTGTGTTGCCATTCTTTGAAGAACAAGGCTTGGGCTTGCTGCGCGTATTAACGGATCGTGGCACTGAGTTTTGCGGCAAGGTAGAGCAACACGATTACGAGTTGTATTTGGCGCTCAATGATATTGAGCACACCAAAACGAAAGCTCAATCACCCCAGACCAATGGCATCTGTGAACGCTTTCATAGGACGATTCTGAATGAGTTTTATCAGGTTGCTTTCCGAAAGAAAGTTTACACAACTATTGACGAGTTGCAAAAAGATCTGGATGATTGGCTCGGTTATTACAACAATGAACGCACACATCAGGGTAAAATGTGTTGTGGCCGAACTCCGATGGCGACATTGATTGATGGTAAAAGAATCTGGAAGGAAAAAGTTGATAATCTCAACTTGAACTGA
- a CDS encoding zinc ribbon domain-containing protein YjdM produces the protein MNALPRCPKCDSEFTYKDGMLFICPECAHEWSNDTAEEKAAEALSTVKDANGNVLQDGDTVIVIKDLKVKGSSLVVKVGTKVKNIRLVEGDHDIDCKIEGIGPMKLKSQFVKKA, from the coding sequence ATGAATGCCTTGCCAAGATGCCCAAAATGCGATTCGGAGTTCACTTATAAAGATGGCATGCTTTTTATCTGCCCCGAATGTGCGCATGAATGGTCGAATGACACTGCAGAAGAAAAAGCAGCTGAGGCCTTATCAACCGTCAAAGACGCAAATGGTAATGTCCTTCAGGATGGTGACACAGTCATCGTCATAAAAGATTTAAAAGTAAAAGGGTCCTCATTGGTCGTAAAGGTAGGAACGAAAGTTAAAAATATCAGGCTGGTGGAAGGCGATCATGATATTGATTGCAAAATTGAAGGCATTGGCCCCATGAAATTGAAGTCGCAATTTGTGAAAAAAGCATAA
- a CDS encoding SGNH/GDSL hydrolase family protein, producing the protein MKKIIWFLMLMVLSAGCFAGKINRMVFFGDSLSDNGNLYKLFLHIIPQSPPYYQGRFSNGPTWAEEVGNYYYHKNYIDYKIYAVGGATAILHKPSTRFIAPTNLQLELDQYIIDNLFKDKSKTLHAIWIGGNDYLFDQDADANELTGKVVNKISWAVTKLIEQGAQDFLVMNLPDLSAIPFARSNGSIEKLHRLTELHNQKLDQAIKNLKAAYPGVRIHYVSVYDIFNDVIANPQKYNQKYKVNITNTAEACWQGDYLLAEGLANQGLESELQQASLMKAGNLAGRIDTQAMRQVILDSPSIAYTYSMGKAYKKGSLPCANADQYLFWDAIHPTETVHRVLAQIVVENLMI; encoded by the coding sequence ATGAAAAAAATAATTTGGTTTCTCATGTTAATGGTTTTAAGCGCGGGCTGCTTCGCAGGCAAAATAAACAGGATGGTTTTTTTTGGTGACAGCCTAAGCGATAATGGCAACTTATATAAGCTGTTTCTCCATATTATTCCCCAATCACCGCCTTACTACCAAGGTCGGTTTTCGAATGGACCAACCTGGGCGGAAGAGGTAGGCAACTATTATTATCATAAAAATTATATTGACTACAAAATCTATGCGGTAGGCGGGGCTACAGCCATATTACATAAACCCAGTACCCGATTTATTGCGCCCACAAACTTACAACTTGAGCTCGATCAATACATTATTGACAATCTGTTTAAAGACAAAAGTAAAACACTTCATGCCATATGGATAGGCGGTAACGATTATCTGTTTGACCAGGATGCGGATGCCAATGAGTTAACAGGTAAGGTTGTCAATAAAATTTCATGGGCGGTTACCAAACTGATCGAGCAGGGTGCACAGGATTTTCTGGTGATGAACTTGCCGGATTTATCTGCTATTCCTTTCGCGCGCTCCAATGGATCGATTGAGAAGTTACACCGGTTAACCGAATTGCATAACCAGAAGTTGGATCAGGCGATTAAAAATCTCAAAGCAGCTTATCCAGGTGTTAGAATCCACTACGTTAGCGTCTATGATATTTTTAATGATGTGATAGCGAATCCGCAAAAATACAATCAGAAGTACAAGGTTAACATTACAAACACAGCAGAAGCCTGCTGGCAAGGTGATTATTTGCTGGCAGAAGGGCTCGCTAATCAAGGCCTGGAAAGCGAATTGCAGCAAGCTTCATTAATGAAAGCAGGGAATCTTGCCGGACGAATAGACACACAAGCGATGCGTCAGGTTATTCTGGATTCACCTTCCATTGCCTATACTTACTCGATGGGTAAGGCCTATAAAAAGGGCAGCTTGCCTTGTGCGAATGCGGATCAATATTTATTTTGGGATGCTATTCATCCTACAGAGACAGTGCATCGCGTATTAGCGCAAATTGTTGTGGAAAACCTGATGATTTAG
- a CDS encoding thiamine pyrophosphate-binding protein, whose amino-acid sequence MKVKQFLLDALHAEGISYAFLVPGGLIDPLLEALATNVHIKPIIACHEGGAAYMADGYSRASGHFGACFCIGGPGITNTATALAAARSDESPVIVISGEVSTLLEGRGTFQDSGMDTALNDLRVIQGLTAQQFTILDAQMTPVFLRKLLAKMVTPPCAPVHLVVPVNIQETEVDAPYQPITQAINRPDMLDHQASARCWDYLRGKKNIVIYAGEGVEKADASASLIEFAERFQIPVTTTLRAKGVFPEDHPLSLGIFGYSGTRQAIETLLSDQVEILLVLGSGLNQRDTLFWNTKLKPSSALIQVDVNPEVIGDTYQTQLPIVGDCGEFLRYLLQSPPEKLALLEETKSDRQKWLTQIRALPRFYDEENCKSDAIPIHPARVIADLRKVMPRDTIVLVDSGAHRAFAGHYWQSYAPRQYISATNLGPMGWAIPAGIGVKLAQPEHPCVVITGDGCMLMHGIEIQTAARYGVSVIYVVINNSALGNVYLRAKKVGPQAAALTELPTHDWVAFAKSLGADGIRVDKPQTLETAFEQALKMKGPVLIDIHCGRDYTTPVAPFAKSQHEWHE is encoded by the coding sequence ATGAAGGTAAAGCAGTTCCTGTTAGACGCGCTTCACGCAGAAGGCATCTCTTATGCGTTTTTGGTACCAGGCGGTCTAATTGATCCTCTTTTGGAAGCTCTGGCAACAAATGTCCATATTAAGCCCATCATCGCCTGCCATGAAGGAGGCGCCGCCTATATGGCGGACGGTTATTCACGCGCAAGCGGTCATTTTGGCGCCTGTTTTTGCATAGGTGGCCCTGGTATCACCAATACCGCCACCGCGTTGGCAGCAGCACGCTCAGACGAGTCCCCAGTCATTGTCATCTCGGGAGAGGTTTCTACACTCCTTGAAGGACGCGGCACCTTTCAGGATTCAGGCATGGATACCGCCCTAAATGACTTGCGGGTCATTCAGGGCCTCACCGCCCAGCAATTTACCATTCTTGATGCTCAAATGACACCCGTTTTTTTACGCAAGCTATTAGCAAAAATGGTGACGCCGCCGTGTGCGCCCGTACACCTTGTGGTTCCCGTCAATATCCAGGAAACAGAAGTTGATGCACCTTATCAGCCCATCACACAGGCGATTAATCGTCCTGATATGCTTGACCATCAAGCGAGCGCCCGTTGCTGGGATTATTTGCGGGGTAAAAAAAATATTGTGATTTATGCAGGTGAAGGCGTGGAAAAAGCGGATGCCTCAGCCAGTCTGATTGAATTTGCAGAGCGGTTTCAGATTCCCGTCACCACGACTTTGCGTGCAAAAGGTGTGTTTCCAGAAGACCACCCGTTATCCTTAGGTATCTTTGGTTATAGCGGCACGCGCCAGGCCATTGAAACTTTACTGTCTGATCAGGTTGAGATACTGCTGGTATTGGGTTCCGGCTTAAATCAGCGCGATACATTGTTCTGGAACACAAAACTAAAACCGTCATCTGCCCTCATTCAGGTCGACGTTAATCCCGAAGTCATTGGTGATACTTATCAAACACAATTGCCCATAGTGGGTGACTGCGGTGAATTTTTACGTTATTTACTGCAATCCCCTCCTGAGAAGCTGGCCTTGCTCGAGGAAACCAAATCAGACAGACAAAAATGGTTAACGCAAATCCGTGCTCTCCCCCGTTTCTATGATGAGGAAAATTGCAAAAGTGATGCTATTCCTATTCATCCCGCTCGAGTTATCGCTGATTTACGCAAGGTCATGCCGCGTGACACGATTGTCCTGGTTGATTCAGGCGCACACCGTGCCTTTGCCGGGCATTACTGGCAGTCGTATGCGCCTCGCCAGTATATTAGTGCAACCAATTTAGGTCCGATGGGTTGGGCCATTCCTGCGGGTATTGGCGTCAAACTGGCACAACCAGAACACCCCTGCGTTGTCATCACAGGCGATGGCTGCATGTTAATGCACGGTATCGAAATACAGACAGCAGCGCGTTATGGTGTATCTGTTATTTACGTCGTGATTAACAACAGTGCCCTGGGCAATGTTTATTTGCGTGCAAAAAAAGTAGGACCGCAGGCAGCGGCGCTGACTGAATTACCCACACATGATTGGGTGGCGTTTGCAAAATCATTGGGTGCAGACGGTATACGGGTTGATAAACCGCAAACGCTTGAAACAGCCTTTGAACAGGCGCTGAAAATGAAGGGGCCGGTCTTGATTGATATCCACTGCGGTCGCGATTACACCACCCCCGTTGCGCCTTTCGCTAAATCCCAGCACGAATGGCACGAATAA
- a CDS encoding hemolysin family protein yields MGNLFYIIIAFSLVLLNAFFVAAEFGMVKLRHTRVAAIKKQYGLRGKILAEVHKHLDAYLSACQLGITLASLGLGWVGEPAFAHIFEPGFEMLGLSAQGAATATAVTTAFLFITFLHIVIGELVPKSLAIRQSEIISLWTALPLYGFYWLMYPIIWLMNTCANAVINLTKLGKMRAGEQFYSTDEIRLILHGSYIHGELTSEERKILEHTLELGDLKVTDVMRPVDEMVALTTQQSVAEALRIMNESRYSRYPVYENESDQIMGIIHVKDVFAALYQNKEITSLKNIIRPVLKVSRRLPLMELLRKFREGMPHFALIYSGKEENLIGFVTLDNLLHVLVGRIQDEFHRTRDDWVKDKDGSYIMRGNASIYTLERALDIDIEIENIEEEIDTLNGLILSRLESIPKSGQRIAFDQFEILIEKMRGPRILQVRVYPKNKQD; encoded by the coding sequence ATGGGTAATCTATTTTATATCATCATTGCCTTTTCTTTAGTTTTATTAAATGCGTTTTTTGTGGCTGCGGAGTTTGGTATGGTCAAGCTGCGTCATACACGCGTTGCCGCGATTAAAAAACAGTATGGCTTGCGCGGGAAAATTCTGGCGGAGGTACACAAGCATCTGGATGCGTATCTCTCTGCGTGTCAATTGGGTATCACGCTGGCTTCGCTGGGATTAGGCTGGGTCGGTGAACCTGCCTTCGCTCACATCTTTGAGCCTGGGTTTGAAATGCTGGGGCTTTCTGCGCAGGGTGCTGCCACCGCAACAGCTGTAACGACAGCTTTTCTGTTTATTACCTTTTTGCATATTGTTATCGGGGAGCTCGTTCCCAAGTCATTGGCGATACGTCAATCAGAGATCATTTCACTCTGGACGGCGCTGCCGTTATATGGGTTTTACTGGTTGATGTATCCCATCATCTGGCTCATGAATACTTGTGCGAATGCGGTTATCAACTTGACGAAGCTTGGCAAGATGAGAGCGGGTGAACAATTTTATTCAACCGATGAAATCCGGCTGATTTTGCATGGCAGTTACATTCATGGCGAGCTTACGAGTGAAGAACGTAAAATCCTGGAGCATACGCTGGAATTGGGCGATCTGAAAGTCACAGACGTGATGCGGCCGGTGGATGAAATGGTAGCGTTGACAACACAGCAGTCCGTTGCTGAGGCGTTACGCATTATGAACGAATCTCGATATAGTCGCTATCCCGTTTATGAGAACGAATCTGATCAGATAATGGGGATCATTCATGTTAAGGATGTTTTTGCAGCGCTTTATCAGAATAAGGAAATTACCAGCCTGAAAAATATCATTCGTCCCGTACTCAAAGTGTCACGTCGATTACCCCTAATGGAATTGCTGCGAAAATTCCGTGAAGGCATGCCGCATTTTGCATTGATTTACAGCGGCAAAGAAGAAAATTTAATTGGATTTGTGACACTCGATAATCTCTTGCACGTGCTGGTAGGTCGTATCCAGGATGAATTCCACCGCACGCGCGATGACTGGGTGAAGGATAAGGATGGTAGTTACATTATGCGCGGGAACGCATCCATTTATACGCTGGAGCGGGCGCTCGATATTGATATCGAAATTGAAAACATCGAAGAGGAAATAGACACGTTAAACGGTCTGATTTTATCGCGACTGGAATCCATCCCTAAATCGGGACAGCGTATTGCATTTGACCAGTTTGAAATTCTCATCGAGAAAATGCGCGGCCCGCGCATATTGCAGGTAAGGGTTTATCCTAAAAATAAACAGGACTAA
- a CDS encoding dicarboxylate/amino acid:cation symporter codes for MKNYMFLAILLSIALGIVCGIFIPEQMIAIQWIGQLFINLLKLIVLPLIFCALVSAITSIGGMKRLGSIGVYTLGYVLLSVSIAVAIGLFLLNVFKPGVGIPPSLILANATPTDLKPMAFSSYLLSLFPPNIVAAAAKYEIMPIVFFSIVFSLACLAVGQTATPVISFFVGLRDVLIKMITWLMVLTPVGLFSLLGTAVAEASIEHLLLQSLSGMILFILIFLSGLLLQFLWQLFVVAIVLRKNPKQFISNASNALITAFATSSSMATLPVTLMVAKNEDISDDVARFVLPFATTINLAGTAMYEAVSALFFCQILGLHLSIPAQIGVFITAILAGMGATGIPEGGLVTMVMVLRNVNVPASAIGLLLPFDRILDRFRTMTNVWGDLVCAATVDHLQQWRLKNSNHRAQTR; via the coding sequence TTGAAGAATTATATGTTTCTGGCGATATTACTGAGTATCGCACTTGGCATTGTGTGCGGGATATTTATCCCCGAGCAGATGATAGCGATCCAGTGGATAGGCCAATTATTTATTAACTTATTGAAATTAATCGTTCTTCCCCTTATTTTCTGCGCGCTCGTCAGTGCGATTACCTCCATTGGCGGCATGAAACGGCTCGGGTCCATTGGGGTCTATACACTCGGTTATGTGCTGCTCAGCGTCTCCATTGCCGTCGCTATCGGGCTATTTCTGCTGAACGTGTTCAAGCCCGGCGTTGGCATCCCACCGAGCCTGATTCTGGCTAACGCAACACCAACCGATCTTAAGCCGATGGCTTTTTCCTCCTACCTGCTTTCCCTTTTTCCACCCAATATTGTTGCCGCTGCGGCAAAATATGAAATCATGCCCATCGTCTTTTTCAGCATCGTCTTCTCTCTCGCCTGCCTTGCAGTAGGCCAGACCGCCACACCTGTGATTAGTTTTTTTGTAGGATTAAGAGACGTTCTCATTAAAATGATCACTTGGCTCATGGTATTAACACCTGTCGGCTTATTTTCATTACTGGGTACTGCTGTAGCAGAAGCTTCCATTGAGCATCTTTTATTGCAAAGCTTAAGCGGAATGATCCTATTTATTTTGATTTTTTTAAGCGGACTGCTCCTGCAGTTTTTATGGCAACTATTTGTGGTGGCTATTGTACTGCGTAAAAACCCTAAACAGTTTATTTCAAATGCCTCTAACGCACTTATCACAGCCTTCGCTACATCCAGTTCAATGGCAACACTGCCCGTCACCTTAATGGTAGCCAAGAATGAGGATATCAGTGACGATGTGGCGCGCTTCGTTCTACCGTTTGCTACCACGATTAATTTGGCAGGCACCGCCATGTATGAAGCGGTTTCTGCGCTTTTCTTCTGTCAGATTCTGGGATTGCATCTTTCCATTCCTGCCCAGATCGGCGTATTTATTACAGCCATCCTTGCAGGTATGGGTGCAACTGGCATCCCGGAAGGCGGTCTAGTGACCATGGTGATGGTGCTCCGCAACGTGAACGTACCTGCCTCCGCCATTGGCCTATTATTGCCGTTTGACCGTATCCTTGACCGCTTCCGTACTATGACAAACGTGTGGGGCGACCTGGTTTGTGCTGCTACAGTCGATCATTTGCAACAATGGCGATTAAAGAATTCAAATCACCGCGCGCAAACCCGTTAA
- a CDS encoding zinc-dependent alcohol dehydrogenase family protein, giving the protein MKAQVIKAFGDPGVFETMDMPVPMLLPGHVLVRVAATSINPLDYKIRSGKYQASAPPFPAVLHGDVAGIVEAVGPDVTTFQVGDEVFGCAGGIMGSHGALAELMLADARLLAKKPKSLSLTQAAALPLVSITAWEGLFDKIKIQPGQKILIHAGTGGVGHAAIQLAKWAGADVYTTVSSPDKAKIAKSLGATETIDYRHESVEDYVKRLTGGKGFEVVFDTVGGENLERSMAAISLYGNVITAQANSTNNLSLLHAKSGSLHAVFILIPLLYNIQRERHGMIMTKLAELVDQGKLKPLIDPHTFTFDEIGKAHALLESGKAIGKIVVSRE; this is encoded by the coding sequence ATGAAAGCACAAGTCATTAAAGCGTTTGGCGATCCTGGAGTATTTGAAACAATGGATATGCCCGTACCCATGCTTTTACCCGGTCATGTGCTTGTTCGTGTGGCTGCCACCAGCATTAATCCTCTTGATTATAAAATCCGCAGCGGCAAGTATCAGGCCAGTGCACCGCCTTTCCCGGCTGTTTTACATGGTGATGTAGCAGGCATTGTCGAAGCTGTCGGTCCAGATGTCACAACGTTTCAAGTAGGCGATGAAGTTTTTGGCTGCGCAGGCGGTATCATGGGCAGTCACGGTGCATTAGCAGAACTGATGCTTGCCGATGCCAGGTTGTTAGCCAAAAAACCCAAATCATTAAGCCTGACCCAGGCAGCAGCACTGCCCCTGGTCAGCATTACAGCCTGGGAAGGTTTGTTTGATAAAATAAAAATTCAACCGGGCCAAAAAATACTGATTCATGCTGGTACTGGTGGTGTAGGACATGCCGCTATTCAGCTGGCGAAGTGGGCTGGCGCGGATGTTTACACAACTGTCTCCTCCCCTGATAAGGCAAAAATTGCAAAATCGCTAGGCGCGACTGAAACCATCGATTATCGCCATGAATCTGTCGAAGATTATGTAAAACGCCTCACGGGCGGCAAGGGTTTTGAGGTTGTCTTTGACACGGTGGGCGGCGAAAATCTGGAACGTTCAATGGCGGCTATCTCCCTCTACGGCAATGTGATTACAGCACAGGCAAACTCCACTAACAATCTTAGCCTACTGCACGCCAAATCCGGCAGCCTGCATGCAGTTTTTATACTCATTCCCCTACTTTATAACATTCAGCGTGAACGTCACGGCATGATCATGACAAAACTTGCCGAATTAGTCGATCAGGGCAAGCTGAAACCGCTGATTGATCCACATACTTTTACATTTGATGAAATTGGCAAAGCACATGCGCTGCTGGAATCCGGAAAAGCTATTGGCAAGATAGTGGTTAGCAGGGAATAA